A single Haladaptatus sp. R4 DNA region contains:
- a CDS encoding helix-turn-helix domain-containing protein, giving the protein MDLRRVQRRRPLRPLVLHPTHSRRNETVGIDWGANVAMVLAEIHISHPDLTLVPTIRERSDVLIRREFQPVRSGSKLLLFFSVEGDDLDGFEEALDADPTVAGFRLIADYGTQRIFRVRVSDAAKSVTPMLAELGIQILNVQSDTEGWELQLQLPDNDALVAFRAYCRDEGVSFHVGTLYVETDGGGQTNFGLTDRQHDALKMAYERGYFDDPRGATLQELAASAGISSTALGRRLRRGMKRLVEKLLGL; this is encoded by the coding sequence ATGGACCTGAGACGTGTTCAGAGAAGACGGCCACTTCGCCCGCTGGTCCTCCACCCGACGCACTCCCGTCGAAACGAGACGGTCGGAATCGATTGGGGAGCGAACGTAGCGATGGTCCTCGCCGAGATTCACATCAGCCATCCCGACCTCACGCTAGTGCCAACGATACGTGAGCGGTCTGACGTACTGATTCGCCGGGAGTTCCAACCCGTTCGGAGCGGGTCCAAGCTACTGCTGTTTTTCTCCGTCGAGGGGGACGATTTGGACGGGTTCGAGGAGGCGCTCGACGCGGACCCGACCGTCGCGGGTTTCCGTCTCATCGCGGATTACGGAACACAGCGTATCTTCCGGGTTCGGGTCTCGGACGCCGCGAAATCCGTCACGCCGATGCTCGCGGAGTTGGGTATTCAGATTCTCAACGTCCAAAGTGACACCGAGGGATGGGAACTGCAACTCCAACTGCCGGACAACGACGCGCTGGTCGCATTCCGTGCGTACTGCCGGGACGAGGGCGTTTCGTTCCACGTCGGAACGCTCTACGTCGAAACCGACGGCGGCGGGCAGACGAACTTCGGCTTGACCGACCGACAGCACGACGCCCTGAAGATGGCGTACGAGCGGGGATATTTCGATGATCCGCGCGGGGCAACCCTACAGGAACTCGCCGCGAGCGCCGGAATCTCCTCGACGGCGTTGGGTCGACGGTTGCGCCGCGGGATGAAACGACTCGTCGAGAAACTGCTCGGCCTGTGA
- a CDS encoding HalOD1 output domain-containing protein, whose translation MTDMDGSSPDKLVFDCAEYATVSEAVVDAVASVTAIDPFEMDPLYSLIDLDALERIVGPKLNGQRRNGNVTVEFRVDSHDVVVRSDGLIYVFERTETHPERLDER comes from the coding sequence ATGACTGATATGGACGGTTCATCGCCCGATAAACTCGTGTTCGATTGTGCGGAGTACGCCACGGTCAGCGAAGCGGTCGTGGATGCGGTCGCTTCCGTGACCGCCATCGATCCGTTCGAAATGGATCCGCTGTACTCCCTGATCGATTTGGACGCGCTGGAGCGAATCGTCGGCCCGAAACTCAACGGCCAGCGTCGAAACGGAAACGTCACGGTCGAATTTCGGGTGGACAGCCACGACGTCGTGGTGCGTAGCGACGGTCTCATCTACGTGTTCGAACGGACGGAGACCCACCCCGAACGATTGGACGAACGATGA
- a CDS encoding thiamine pyrophosphate-dependent dehydrogenase E1 component subunit alpha, whose product MVAIDIETEGGQKEALRRMLTIRAFDTKAGELFGDGELPGFVHLYIGEEAVAVGACSALEEDDYITSTHRGHGHCIAKGLNLEEMMAELYGKANGYCNGKGGSMHIADVDAGMLGANGIVGAGPPLATGAALTSQIKDEDTVALAFFGDGAVAQGQIHEAINLAATWNLPAVFLVENNQFGEGTPVEKQHNLQNLSETAEAYNIPGFTVDGMDVTAVYEAVKEARKRAMDRDGPTFIEADTYRYRGHFEGDQQPYRTDDDIALWQENDAIESFRQRLIDAGTITEAEFDEMESDISDRVEEAAKEAKEAAYPDPTEAYDDMFNATVPEIDSFAKQMRTDGGEDR is encoded by the coding sequence ATGGTAGCAATAGACATCGAAACGGAGGGAGGGCAAAAGGAAGCGCTACGCCGAATGCTGACGATACGGGCATTCGACACGAAAGCGGGCGAGTTGTTCGGTGACGGGGAACTCCCGGGATTCGTTCACTTGTACATCGGCGAGGAGGCGGTTGCCGTCGGTGCGTGTTCCGCACTGGAGGAGGACGACTACATCACGAGTACACACCGCGGACACGGCCACTGCATCGCCAAAGGGCTGAATTTGGAGGAGATGATGGCCGAACTGTACGGCAAGGCGAACGGATACTGCAACGGCAAAGGCGGGTCGATGCACATCGCGGACGTGGACGCCGGTATGCTGGGTGCGAACGGTATCGTGGGCGCTGGACCACCGCTCGCCACCGGTGCCGCACTCACCTCGCAGATCAAGGACGAGGACACGGTGGCGCTGGCGTTCTTCGGTGACGGTGCGGTCGCGCAGGGACAGATTCACGAGGCCATCAACCTCGCGGCGACGTGGAACCTCCCGGCGGTCTTCCTCGTCGAGAACAACCAGTTCGGCGAGGGGACGCCGGTCGAAAAACAGCACAACCTCCAGAACCTGAGCGAAACCGCGGAGGCGTACAACATCCCCGGATTCACCGTCGATGGAATGGACGTGACCGCCGTCTACGAAGCCGTGAAGGAGGCCAGAAAGCGCGCGATGGACCGCGATGGACCGACGTTCATCGAAGCGGACACCTACCGCTATCGCGGCCATTTCGAAGGCGACCAGCAACCCTACCGCACCGACGACGACATCGCGCTCTGGCAGGAAAACGACGCCATCGAATCGTTCAGGCAGCGACTCATCGACGCCGGAACGATCACCGAAGCGGAGTTCGACGAGATGGAATCCGACATCAGCGACCGAGTCGAGGAGGCAGCGAAGGAAGCGAAAGAAGCGGCGTATCCCGACCCAACCGAGGCGTACGACGACATGTTCAACGCGACCGTACCCGAGATCGATAGCTTTGCAAAACAGATGCGGACGGACGGTGGTGAGGACCGATGA
- a CDS encoding GNAT family N-acetyltransferase, with amino-acid sequence MKLREPTAGDAERIHELARSAMTASYSLSPQQIENVTTDQFAEGRVTDLVDASDDRVLALEDEEFDTLVGLTEGHVDGSSGEIRWLLVDPEHRGKGVGTELFETIVEKLREDGAERIDANVLDADREGAQFFEERGFERTDDRQVEYGGESLVEHRYTLDASEREMSDDTGEDIDRRK; translated from the coding sequence ATGAAACTACGTGAGCCGACTGCGGGTGACGCGGAGCGGATTCACGAGTTGGCACGGAGCGCGATGACCGCATCGTACTCGCTGAGTCCACAGCAGATAGAGAACGTCACCACCGACCAGTTCGCCGAGGGGAGGGTAACCGATCTGGTCGACGCTTCCGACGACCGCGTGCTCGCGCTCGAAGACGAGGAGTTCGACACGCTCGTGGGACTCACCGAGGGCCACGTCGACGGGAGTTCCGGCGAGATACGATGGTTGTTGGTGGACCCGGAACACCGCGGGAAGGGTGTCGGGACGGAACTGTTCGAGACGATAGTCGAGAAACTGCGCGAGGACGGCGCGGAACGAATCGACGCGAACGTCCTCGACGCCGACAGGGAAGGCGCGCAGTTCTTCGAGGAGCGGGGCTTCGAGCGGACGGACGACCGGCAAGTCGAGTACGGCGGCGAATCGTTGGTCGAACACCGGTACACCCTCGATGCGAGCGAACGGGAGATGTCCGACGACACCGGCGAGGACATCGACCGACGGAAATGA